Proteins encoded by one window of Lathyrus oleraceus cultivar Zhongwan6 chromosome 1, CAAS_Psat_ZW6_1.0, whole genome shotgun sequence:
- the LOC127115763 gene encoding homeobox-leucine zipper protein HAT22: MNDDENHKACTLDLNLELGLGFHVQKNVNKSLVNSKNDLNHNKAYELSLKRSYVEEEVEEEDEEIAINTTIDRNGCTKKLRLTKEQSTMLEDAFKLHNTINTAQKRALAEKLNLKQRQVEVWFQNRRARTKLKQTEVNCIFLKKCHDKLSEENLKLKKELEELRALKVEAPNTTQSSSKAANWNICSSCKKIWKHNEEEDVVRKSSHSTIELD, from the exons ATGAATGATGATGAAAATCACAAAGCATGCACGTTAGATCTTAATCTTGAACTTGGATTAGGATTTCATGTGCAAAAGAATGTGAACAAATCATTGGTTAATTCAAAAAATGATTTGAATCATAATAAAGCTTATGAGTTGAGTTTGAAGAGAAGCTATGTTGAAGAagaagttgaagaagaagatgaagaaatTGCTATTAACACCACCATTGACAGGAACGGGTGCACAAAGAAATTGAGGCTTACAAAGGAGCAATCTACCATGCTTGAAGATGCTTTCAAGCTTCATAACACCATCAACACT GCTCAAAAACGGGCACTTGCTGAGAAATTGAATTTAAAGCAAAGACAGGTTGAAGTTTGGTTTCAGAACAGAAGGGCAAG GACTAAGCTGAAACAAACAGAAGTAAACTGCATATTCCTAAAGAAATGTCATGACAAACTAAGTGAGGAAAATCTCAAGTTGAAGAAGGAATTAGAGGAGTTACGTGCATTAAAAGTTGAAGCACCAAACACAACTCAATCATCCTCTAAAGCTGCAAATTGGAACATTTGTTCATCATGCAAGAAAATATGGAAACACAATGAAGAAGAAGATGTGGTTAGAAAGAGTAGCCATAGCACCATAGAGTTAGATTAG